GAAGGCGACATCAGAAATGAGGCGTTTCTTGCTGATGTATTGATTTCTGAAAAAATAGACGCAGTTATTCACTTTGCGGCGAAGCTTAATGTTAAGGAATCTACACTAAAACCTCTTGATTATTACGACAACAATACCGGCGGCGTCCTTACTCTTCTTAAAGCCATGGAAACGGCAAAGGTACAACGTATCGTATTTTCTTCAACCGCTGCGATTTTTGGGGATAAGGTCCAAGATCGGGCTATCTTCGAAGATGATCCCAAAGCCCCCCTCAATCCATATGGTTATACTAAGCTAATGAGCGAACAAATCCTACAGGACGCCTCAAACGTGGGATCTATCAAGTATTGCGCTCTGAGATATTTCAACGTAGCGGGCGCAAGCGATTCTGGAAACAATGGACAACGAACTGCGGATGCTTTCCATTTGATTCATCTAGGCGTCCAAGCTGCTATTGGAAAAAGAAAAAACCTTCAGCTGTTCGGAACGGACTATCCAACCAAAGATGGCACTTGTGTTCGCGACTATATCCACGTTGAAGATCTGGCTGACATTCACCTTTTAGCTTTGCAGTATCTTTTAGCTGGCGGAGATTCCAACTACTTTAACTGTGGTTATGGTTTTGGTTATTCAGTTAGAGAAGTCATTGAAATGATCAAGAAGGTCTCGAATACTGATTTCCCGGTCATTGAAGGCGAACGCCGCCCGGGAGATGCAGCCTCTTTGGTGGCAGATTCCTCCAAACTGAAGTCCGTTTTGAATTGGAAACCAAAAAGAGCTGATCTTGAATTGATTTGCAGATCAGCTTACCAATGGGAAAAAAGCCTGAAAGAATAAAACATGATTAGTGTTAAGAGCAAAAATATCACATGGTTCGTTTTAGCAACCGTATTTATCGCCTTCATTTATTCTTTAATCGGTCGCCCAATCCATATCGATGACGCCTGGTTAGGCGAATACTCGTATTGGTGGGCACAACTTGGATATGTGAAATCAGAAGCTCTTAGAGGGTATTTTGGCGCCGAAAACAAACTGTTCGTTTATCATAAACTATTTGCCCAGCAAGGCGGACTTCTTATTCGGGCCACCGAATTCAATGTCTACATATTAAAGGCACTACCCCTTGCATATTTATGTCTAGCTTTTATTTTGGGCTTTCTCTTTTTCAAGAAATGGATGTCCACACTTTCTTTGTGCCTG
This is a stretch of genomic DNA from Bdellovibrio sp. GT3. It encodes these proteins:
- the galE gene encoding UDP-glucose 4-epimerase GalE, yielding MKILVTGGAGYIGSHTANRLLESGFEVVIFDKLTTGFRNAVPSNAKFIEGDIRNEAFLADVLISEKIDAVIHFAAKLNVKESTLKPLDYYDNNTGGVLTLLKAMETAKVQRIVFSSTAAIFGDKVQDRAIFEDDPKAPLNPYGYTKLMSEQILQDASNVGSIKYCALRYFNVAGASDSGNNGQRTADAFHLIHLGVQAAIGKRKNLQLFGTDYPTKDGTCVRDYIHVEDLADIHLLALQYLLAGGDSNYFNCGYGFGYSVREVIEMIKKVSNTDFPVIEGERRPGDAASLVADSSKLKSVLNWKPKRADLELICRSAYQWEKSLKE